CTCGCCTCCGACAAAAAACGGATCGTTGACGCCGGGCGCCGCTGTCCTCACTTTCCACCAGGCATCTGGTAGAGAGAGCTGGAACATGTTACGCGACCCCAAAGTCATCGAATACCTGAATACGCAGCTCACCAATGAGCTGACTGCCATCAACCAGTACTTCCTGCATGCCCGCATGCTGGACGACTGGGGCGTAACTAAGCTGGGCAAGCACGAATACGACGAATCGATCGAGGAGATGAAGCATGCGGACGAGCTGATCACCCGCATCCTCTTCCTCGGCGGCCTGCCCAACGTGCAGCGGCTGAACCAGATCCTGATCGGGCAGAATGTCGAGGAAGTGCTGAAGTGCGACCAGAAGATCGAGGAGAAGGCCATCCTCGACCTGCGCGACGGCATTGCCCATTGCGAGAGCGTCCGGGACTTCGTCTCCCGCGACCTGATGATGCGGATCCTGGCCGATGAGGAGAAGCATGCCGATTTCCTCGACACGCAGTTCAAGCTGATCGATCAGATCGGCCTGTCCGACTACATCCGCCTCAACAGCGCCGCTGCGCCGGATCAGCACAAGGGCTGAACACGCCCAGGGCCCACATTGGCGCGTGGGCCCTATTTTCTTGCTGCCGGGATCGTACCCTGCCCGCCCAGCTGGGGCGGAGCCGGCGCGAGGGCCGGCGCCTCATCCTTGAGCCCCACACCGGTCATCTGCCGCTGACGGGCCTCTGTCATCAGCCAGACGAGTTTGCCTGCTGCTGCCTCATAGGTAAGGCCGCCGGCGAGGTGGATATTCGAGATGCAGTTGCGCTCCGAATTCCGCCGCCCCGCCCGAGGTCCGTAGGTCAGATAGACTCCCAGGCTATCCGCCACGCTCAGGCCGGGACGCTCCCCGATCAGCATGGCACAGAGCCGGGCGCCCACCGCGCCGCCGATCTCGTCGCCTACCGCCACGCGCCCTCCGGTCACGATGACGACAGGCGCGATCTGCCATCCCCCCAGCCTCGGCAGGGCGGCCTTCAGCAGCATCGCCGCATGGCGCTGCACAGCGGCGGCGGACAACCCATCGGCGATGACGAAGACTACATCCCAATTGCCTGCGGGCAGCCGCCCCAGGCAGGCCGGGTCCAGTTTCCGCCCGAGGTCCGGCCGGCGAAGATAGGTTCCGCGATCAGGCGCCAGACTCTGTGCTGTCACATAGGGAAGCCTGCCCAGGCTCGCCCCCAGGGCCTCCACATCCAGCGGCTTGTGCACGGCATCCCGTGCGCGGGCATGAGCCAGTTGGAAATCCAGCATGGCGCCCAGTGGCGGCGCGTCGCCGACCCGCCCCAGCCCGATGCGCGCGGGGGTGGATTGCCGCAGTGCCTGCCAGGGGTCCCGTGCCGGAACATCAGCCGCCATGGGTGGAACCCAGCAGCCTCCGCGCGGCGTCCTGCTGCCTCGCTGGCTCCCGGATGCGTCCCTGCGAGTCCGTCATCTCCATCCGATCCAACCAGGCCTCGAATTCGGGCGCCGCGCGCAGCCCCAGCGTGGAGCGAAGATAGAGCGCATCGTGGAAGGAGCCGCTCTGGTAGTTCAGCATCACATCATCCGCGCCCGGCACGGTGATGATGAAGTTGGTCCCGGCGACGGCCAGCAGCGTCATCAGCGTGTCCATGTCGTCCTGGTCGGCCTCGGCATGGTTGGTGTAGCAGACATCAACCCCCATCGGCACGCCAAGCAACTTGGCGCAACAATGATCCTCCAGCCCCGCCCGGATGATCTGCTTGCCGTCATAGAGGTATTCCGGCCCGATGAAGCCGACCACCGTATTCACCAGCAGCGGCGAGAAGGCGCGCGCCACTGCATAGGCGCGGGTCTCCACTGTCTGCTGGTCCAGCCCGTGATGTGCATCCGCCGAGAGGGCGGCGCCCTGCCCGGTCTCGAAATACATCACGTTCTGGCCCACGGTGCCGCGCCTCAAAGCCAGCGCCGCCTCATGAGCTTCCCGCAATACGGCGAGGCTGACGCCGAACCCGGCATTCGCGGCCTCAGTGCCGGCAATGGATTGGAAGACCAGATCGACGGGCGCACCCCGCTCCATGATGCGGATGGCGTTGGTCACATGGGTCAGCACGCAGTTCTGGGTCGGAATGTCGTGCCGCTCCCGGAGTCCGTCCAGCATCTCCAGCAGCGCGATGCAGTTCGGGATATTGTCGGTGGCCGGATTGATGCCGATGACCGCATCGCCGCAGCCGTAAAGCAGCCCATCCAGTGTGGCCGCGGCGATGCCGCGCAGGTCGTCAGTGGGGTGATTGGGCTGCAAGCGGGTGGAGAGGCGTCCCTCCAGGCCGATGGTGCCGCGAAATCCCGTGACGACCCGACAGCGCCGGGCAACCGAGACCAGATCCTGATTTCTCATGAGCTTGGAAACGGCGGCGACCATCTCTGGCGTCAGGCCCGGGGCCAGCGCGGCCAGGGCACCGGAAGTCGCTTCATAGGAAAGAAGCCAGTCCCGCAATCCGCCCACGGTCAGGTGCCGGATGGGCGCGAAGGCATCGGCGTCATGGCTATCCATGATGAGCCGCGTCACCTCATCCAGTTCATAGGGGATCAGCGGCTCCTCAAGGAAGCGGGTCAGCGGCAGGTCCGCCAGCACCGCGCGAGCGGCGACACGCTGGGCATCGCTTTCCGCCGCCAGGCCAGCCATTTCATCGCCAGAGCGGCGTGGCGAGGCCTTGGCCAG
This genomic window from Roseomonas marmotae contains:
- the bfr gene encoding bacterioferritin → MLRDPKVIEYLNTQLTNELTAINQYFLHARMLDDWGVTKLGKHEYDESIEEMKHADELITRILFLGGLPNVQRLNQILIGQNVEEVLKCDQKIEEKAILDLRDGIAHCESVRDFVSRDLMMRILADEEKHADFLDTQFKLIDQIGLSDYIRLNSAAAPDQHKG
- the eutC gene encoding ethanolamine ammonia-lyase subunit EutC yields the protein MAADVPARDPWQALRQSTPARIGLGRVGDAPPLGAMLDFQLAHARARDAVHKPLDVEALGASLGRLPYVTAQSLAPDRGTYLRRPDLGRKLDPACLGRLPAGNWDVVFVIADGLSAAAVQRHAAMLLKAALPRLGGWQIAPVVIVTGGRVAVGDEIGGAVGARLCAMLIGERPGLSVADSLGVYLTYGPRAGRRNSERNCISNIHLAGGLTYEAAAGKLVWLMTEARQRQMTGVGLKDEAPALAPAPPQLGGQGTIPAARK
- a CDS encoding ethanolamine ammonia-lyase subunit EutB: MGRYASDFRGERHVFRDLADLLAKASPRRSGDEMAGLAAESDAQRVAARAVLADLPLTRFLEEPLIPYELDEVTRLIMDSHDADAFAPIRHLTVGGLRDWLLSYEATSGALAALAPGLTPEMVAAVSKLMRNQDLVSVARRCRVVTGFRGTIGLEGRLSTRLQPNHPTDDLRGIAAATLDGLLYGCGDAVIGINPATDNIPNCIALLEMLDGLRERHDIPTQNCVLTHVTNAIRIMERGAPVDLVFQSIAGTEAANAGFGVSLAVLREAHEAALALRRGTVGQNVMYFETGQGAALSADAHHGLDQQTVETRAYAVARAFSPLLVNTVVGFIGPEYLYDGKQIIRAGLEDHCCAKLLGVPMGVDVCYTNHAEADQDDMDTLMTLLAVAGTNFIITVPGADDVMLNYQSGSFHDALYLRSTLGLRAAPEFEAWLDRMEMTDSQGRIREPARQQDAARRLLGSTHGG